From the Clostridium putrefaciens genome, one window contains:
- the rfbA gene encoding glucose-1-phosphate thymidylyltransferase RfbA yields MKGIILAGGSGTRLYPITKSVSKQILPIYDKPMIYYPLSVLMLAGIKEILIISTERDLPCYEELLGDGSDVGLDIKYAVQAAPNGLAEAFIIGEEFIGNDKVALVLGDNIFHGYGFSERLKNAVERDEATIFGYHVSNPTEFGVVEFDEDNNVISIEEKPELPKSNYAVPGLYFYDNDVVEIAKNVKPSARGEIEITAVNNEYLKRGNLKVELLGRGMAWLDTGTHRGLLDAANFVEAIQTRQGLYVACIEEIAYRNSFINREKLLKLAKPLMKTEYGKYLMQIADEYNNANLEAAATI; encoded by the coding sequence ATGAAAGGTATAATCTTAGCTGGAGGTTCTGGCACAAGACTTTACCCAATAACAAAATCTGTTTCAAAACAAATACTGCCGATTTATGATAAACCGATGATTTATTATCCATTATCAGTTTTAATGCTTGCAGGTATTAAAGAGATACTTATAATTTCAACTGAAAGGGATCTTCCTTGCTATGAAGAATTACTTGGTGATGGTAGTGATGTAGGTTTAGATATTAAATATGCTGTACAAGCAGCACCTAATGGACTTGCAGAAGCTTTCATTATAGGTGAAGAATTTATAGGAAATGATAAGGTTGCCTTAGTACTTGGTGACAACATATTCCATGGTTATGGATTTAGTGAGAGGCTTAAAAATGCTGTGGAAAGAGATGAAGCTACTATTTTTGGATATCATGTAAGCAATCCAACCGAGTTTGGTGTAGTTGAGTTTGATGAAGATAATAATGTAATATCTATAGAAGAAAAACCAGAACTTCCTAAATCAAATTACGCAGTTCCAGGATTATATTTCTATGATAATGATGTAGTGGAGATAGCTAAAAATGTTAAACCTTCTGCTAGAGGTGAGATAGAAATAACAGCAGTAAATAATGAATATTTAAAGCGTGGTAATTTAAAGGTGGAGCTTTTAGGAAGAGGAATGGCTTGGCTTGATACAGGAACTCATAGAGGACTACTGGATGCAGCAAATTTTGTTGAAGCTATTCAAACTAGACAAGGGTTATATGTAGCATGCATAGAAGAGATAGCTTACAGAAATAGTTTTATAAATAGAGAGAAGCTTTTAAAATTAGCAAAGCCTTTAATGAAAACTGAATATGGTAAGTATTTAATGCAGATTGCTGATGAATATAATAATGCTAATTTAGAAGCAGCAGCTACAATATAG
- the rfbC gene encoding dTDP-4-dehydrorhamnose 3,5-epimerase — translation MGNFNFIETKIKDLYIIEPKVFGDNRGYFMETYSKKDFFEAGLTMEFVQDNESKSKKGVLRGMHFQTKHTQGKLVRATEGEVFDVAIDLRKGSPNFGQWEGVLLTAENKRQFYVPEGFAHGFLVVSDTATFNYKCTDFYSPEYDGGLLWNDEEVGIKWPIEGIGEILLSEKDKVQKKLSEIKVPFTYK, via the coding sequence ATGGGAAATTTTAATTTTATAGAAACTAAAATAAAAGATTTATATATAATTGAACCAAAAGTTTTTGGCGATAATAGAGGTTATTTCATGGAAACCTATAGCAAGAAGGATTTCTTTGAGGCTGGACTTACTATGGAATTTGTTCAAGATAATGAAAGTAAGTCTAAAAAAGGTGTGCTTAGAGGTATGCATTTTCAAACAAAGCATACGCAAGGCAAACTTGTTCGTGCCACAGAAGGAGAAGTCTTTGATGTGGCTATAGATCTTCGAAAAGGTTCACCTAACTTTGGACAGTGGGAAGGTGTACTTTTAACAGCTGAAAACAAAAGACAATTTTATGTGCCAGAAGGTTTTGCGCATGGATTTCTTGTTGTCTCTGATACAGCAACCTTTAATTATAAATGTACTGATTTCTATTCACCAGAGTATGATGGTGGACTTTTATGGAACGATGAAGAGGTTGGTATTAAGTGGCCTATAGAAGGTATAGGGGAAATATTATTATCAGAAAAGGATAAGGTACAAAAGAAACTGTCAGAGATTAAGGTACCATTTACATATAAATAA
- the rfbB gene encoding dTDP-glucose 4,6-dehydratase: MKTYLVTGGAGFIGSNFIHYMLNKYNDIKIINLDKLTYAGNLENLKAIESDERYIFVQGDICDKESVSALFRKYDIDYVTHFAAESHVDRSIKEPEVFVKTNVLGTVNLLNCAKGSWETETGFKEGVKFIHVSTDEVYGSLGETGFFTETTPLDPHSPYSASKTSSDLMVKAYADTYKMPVNITRCSNNYGPYQFPEKLVPLLINNCLNHKDLPVYGDGMNIRDWLYVEDHCKAIDMVINDGRLGEVYNVGGHNERTNITIVKTVIDYINENVDKEVTENLIKYVEDRKGHDLRYGIDPAKIKEELGWYPETTFEVGIKKTIKWYLDNESWMKNVTSGDYQKYYAKMYQ, from the coding sequence ATGAAGACTTATTTAGTAACTGGTGGAGCTGGATTTATAGGTTCAAACTTTATTCATTACATGTTAAATAAATATAATGATATCAAAATAATAAATTTAGATAAACTAACCTATGCAGGAAACTTAGAAAATTTAAAAGCTATTGAAAGTGATGAAAGGTACATATTTGTTCAAGGAGATATATGTGATAAGGAATCAGTTTCAGCATTGTTTCGAAAATATGATATTGATTACGTAACCCATTTTGCAGCAGAATCTCATGTGGATAGAAGCATAAAAGAGCCAGAGGTTTTTGTAAAGACAAATGTACTTGGAACAGTTAATCTGTTAAATTGTGCTAAAGGTTCATGGGAAACAGAAACAGGATTTAAAGAAGGTGTTAAATTCATTCATGTTTCTACAGATGAGGTTTATGGTTCATTAGGGGAAACTGGATTCTTCACAGAAACTACACCGCTTGATCCGCATAGCCCATATTCAGCAAGTAAAACTAGTTCAGATTTAATGGTTAAGGCTTATGCTGATACATATAAAATGCCAGTTAATATTACAAGATGTTCTAATAACTATGGTCCATATCAATTCCCAGAAAAGTTAGTACCATTACTTATAAACAACTGTTTAAATCATAAGGATTTACCGGTTTATGGTGATGGAATGAATATAAGAGATTGGCTATACGTAGAAGATCACTGCAAGGCTATAGACATGGTTATTAATGATGGAAGACTTGGTGAGGTTTACAATGTAGGTGGACATAATGAAAGAACTAATATTACCATAGTTAAAACTGTTATTGATTATATAAATGAAAATGTAGATAAAGAGGTTACAGAAAATCTAATTAAATACGTTGAAGACAGAAAAGGCCATGATTTAAGATATGGAATAGATCCAGCTAAGATTAAAGAAGAACTTGGGTGGTATCCAGAAACAACTTTTGAAGTTGGAATAAAAAAGACAATTAAGTGGTATTTAGATAATGAATCTTGGATGAAAAATGTAACATCAGGTGATTATCAAAAATACTATGCTAAGATGTATCAATAA
- the rfbD gene encoding dTDP-4-dehydrorhamnose reductase, whose product MKLLITGADGQLGRELTKQYNEIKDVELILTGISELDITDMEAVYEFVNNHKPEVIINCAAHTAVDKCEIDVDMAYKINTIGPKNLATAAYAIGAEIVQVSTDYVFDGERDIELTEFDEVNPKTVYGKTKLEGERVVSKLNPKHYIVRTAWLYGDGNNFVKTMIKLSETNKTLKVVNDQKGTPTSTVDLARVIISLVKNKNYGLFHCTCKGECTWYDLTKEIFKIKGIDTKVIPCTTDEFPRPAKRPEYSVLRNYMLELTTGDITRTWQEALKDYLENKES is encoded by the coding sequence ATGAAACTATTAATAACAGGAGCAGACGGTCAATTAGGTAGAGAACTAACAAAACAATATAATGAAATAAAAGATGTAGAATTAATACTTACAGGTATATCAGAGTTAGATATAACAGATATGGAAGCTGTATATGAATTTGTAAATAATCATAAACCAGAAGTAATTATAAACTGTGCAGCACATACGGCTGTAGATAAATGTGAAATAGATGTGGATATGGCATATAAAATTAATACAATAGGCCCTAAGAACTTAGCCACAGCAGCTTATGCCATAGGTGCTGAAATAGTACAGGTATCCACTGATTATGTTTTTGATGGAGAAAGAGATATAGAACTTACAGAATTTGATGAAGTAAATCCTAAAACCGTATATGGAAAAACTAAGTTAGAAGGAGAGAGAGTTGTAAGTAAGCTTAATCCTAAACATTACATAGTTAGAACAGCATGGCTTTATGGTGATGGCAATAACTTCGTAAAAACTATGATTAAATTAAGTGAAACCAATAAAACTTTAAAAGTAGTAAATGATCAAAAAGGAACTCCAACTAGTACAGTAGATTTAGCCAGAGTTATAATCAGTTTAGTAAAAAACAAAAACTACGGCCTATTCCATTGTACCTGCAAAGGAGAATGCACTTGGTATGATTTAACTAAAGAAATATTCAAAATAAAGGGTATAGATACAAAGGTTATTCCCTGCACAACAGATGAATTTCCAAGACCAGCTAAAAGACCTGAGTATTCAGTACTTAGAAACTATATGCTAGAATTAACTACTGGGGATATAACTAGGACTTGGCAAGAAGCTTTAAAAGATTACTTAGAAAATAAAGAATCTTAA
- a CDS encoding NTP transferase domain-containing protein yields MTKEQFLVLYTLFKNDVNGKEELSKLCDLSLESINKELKVLEDKMFIKDYSLTKRGIIELDKHKVDNAVIMAAGLSSRFAPLSYEYPKGLLEVKGERLIERQIKQLREAGIEEIIVVVGYMKEKFFYLEDKYNVKILINNDYYKRNNNSTLYVAQKYLKNSYICSSDNYFAENVFESHVYDSYYAAMFNKGYTDEYCIESNSKGRITNVTVAGEDQWFMIGHVYFSKEFSIKFLEILLAKYNEPGLDKMLWEDIYINHIDKLDMYIRKYEEGTIFEFDTLEDLRKFDSKYVNNTESKILKNICKVLKCNEANIKNIAPIKKGLTNTSFVFECKGKRYVYRHPGAGTEEIINRVSEAKSQNLAKELGIDNTLIYISEDEGWKISHYMDNSIDFDYHNMDDVKKGLALVRKIHDASVVSKWDFNIYEEAEKLIMLTDKNNSSTFDDFEELRTSITKLYDFVESDGIQKRICHNDCYDPNFLTDGKTMYLIDWEYSGNSDPASDLGTFICCSDYTTDEAMEVLKIYFGRDLTDIEKRHYLAYVAISGYYWFVWALYKESVGEMVGEYLYIWYKYAKSYSEMALELYKAL; encoded by the coding sequence ATGACAAAAGAACAATTTTTAGTTTTATATACACTATTTAAAAATGATGTAAATGGCAAGGAAGAACTGTCTAAACTTTGTGATTTATCTTTAGAAAGTATAAATAAAGAATTAAAGGTTTTAGAAGATAAGATGTTTATCAAGGACTATTCACTAACAAAGCGTGGCATAATAGAACTTGATAAACATAAGGTAGATAATGCAGTGATAATGGCTGCGGGACTTTCTTCAAGGTTTGCGCCTTTGTCTTATGAGTATCCTAAGGGCTTATTAGAAGTTAAGGGAGAAAGGCTTATTGAAAGGCAAATAAAGCAACTAAGAGAAGCTGGAATTGAAGAAATAATTGTAGTAGTAGGATATATGAAAGAGAAGTTTTTCTATTTAGAGGATAAATACAATGTGAAGATTTTAATAAATAATGATTATTATAAACGTAACAATAATTCCACCTTGTATGTAGCTCAAAAGTATTTAAAGAATTCCTATATATGTTCTAGTGATAACTATTTTGCAGAGAATGTTTTTGAGTCTCATGTTTATGACTCTTATTATGCTGCTATGTTTAATAAAGGGTATACTGATGAATATTGTATAGAGAGTAATTCAAAGGGTCGAATAACAAATGTTACTGTGGCTGGTGAGGATCAATGGTTCATGATTGGTCATGTTTATTTTTCTAAGGAGTTTTCTATAAAGTTCTTGGAGATTCTTTTAGCTAAATATAATGAACCTGGCCTCGATAAAATGCTTTGGGAAGATATCTATATTAATCATATAGATAAATTAGATATGTACATAAGAAAGTATGAAGAGGGCACAATATTTGAATTTGATACCTTAGAGGATTTAAGAAAGTTTGATTCAAAATATGTAAATAACACGGAGTCAAAAATATTAAAAAATATCTGCAAAGTACTTAAGTGTAATGAAGCTAACATTAAAAACATTGCTCCTATTAAGAAGGGACTTACAAATACATCTTTTGTTTTTGAGTGTAAAGGTAAGAGATATGTTTATAGACATCCAGGTGCTGGAACAGAGGAAATTATTAATAGAGTAAGTGAAGCAAAGTCGCAAAACTTAGCAAAAGAATTAGGTATTGATAACACTTTGATTTATATAAGTGAGGATGAGGGTTGGAAGATATCCCACTACATGGATAATTCCATAGATTTCGATTATCATAATATGGATGATGTAAAGAAGGGACTGGCTTTAGTTAGAAAGATACATGATGCAAGCGTTGTATCAAAATGGGATTTTAATATATATGAAGAAGCAGAAAAGCTTATTATGTTAACAGATAAGAATAACTCTTCAACTTTCGATGATTTTGAGGAGCTAAGGACTTCCATTACTAAATTATATGATTTTGTTGAAAGTGATGGTATTCAAAAAAGGATATGTCATAATGATTGTTATGATCCAAACTTTCTTACAGATGGAAAGACTATGTATTTAATTGATTGGGAGTATTCCGGAAACTCTGATCCTGCTAGTGATTTAGGTACCTTCATCTGCTGCTCTGATTACACTACGGATGAAGCTATGGAAGTACTAAAGATTTATTTTGGAAGAGATCTAACAGACATAGAAAAAAGGCACTACCTAGCCTATGTTGCAATTTCAGGATATTACTGGTTTGTATGGGCACTTTATAAAGAAAGTGTTGGAGAAATGGTTGGAGAGTACTTATACATATGGTACAAGTATGCAAAGAGCTATAGCGAGATGGCACTGGAACTTTATAAAGCTTTATAA
- the galU gene encoding UTP--glucose-1-phosphate uridylyltransferase GalU, with product MKVRKAIIPAAGLGTRFLPATKAQPKEMLPIVDKPTLQYIIEEAVDSGIEEILIITGRNKTSIENHFDKSVELELELEKKGKNDLLEEVRKISDMVNIHYIRQKEPKGLGHAIHCAKSFIGNEPFAVLLGDDIVYNEDKPCLKQMIEVYDKYETSILGVQEVDKKDVSKYGIVDGNLIEDRVYNVKDLVEKPAIECAPSNVAILGRYIINPSIFGILEHTKAGKGGEIQLTDALKELAKKENMYGYNFIGRRYDVGDKQGFLEATVEYALRRDDLKDDFLKYLTNVISK from the coding sequence ATGAAAGTACGTAAAGCAATAATACCTGCAGCAGGACTTGGAACTAGGTTCTTACCAGCTACAAAGGCTCAACCAAAGGAAATGCTACCTATAGTAGATAAGCCAACGCTTCAATATATAATAGAAGAGGCTGTAGATTCAGGTATCGAAGAAATTTTAATTATTACAGGAAGAAACAAAACCTCTATAGAAAATCACTTCGATAAGTCTGTAGAACTAGAGCTTGAACTTGAGAAAAAGGGTAAAAATGATCTATTAGAAGAGGTAAGAAAGATATCTGATATGGTGAATATTCATTATATTAGACAAAAGGAACCTAAGGGCTTAGGTCATGCTATACATTGCGCAAAAAGCTTTATTGGAAATGAACCTTTTGCAGTTCTTCTTGGCGATGACATAGTTTATAATGAAGATAAGCCTTGTTTAAAGCAAATGATTGAGGTTTATGATAAGTATGAAACAAGCATACTAGGGGTTCAGGAAGTAGATAAGAAGGATGTAAGTAAATATGGTATAGTAGATGGAAATCTTATAGAAGATAGAGTATATAATGTAAAGGATTTAGTGGAAAAGCCTGCGATAGAGTGTGCGCCATCAAATGTAGCGATCCTAGGAAGGTATATAATAAATCCATCAATATTTGGAATATTGGAACATACAAAGGCAGGAAAAGGCGGAGAAATCCAGCTTACAGATGCCCTAAAAGAGCTTGCAAAAAAGGAAAATATGTATGGTTATAACTTTATAGGAAGACGATACGATGTAGGAGATAAACAAGGATTCTTAGAAGCTACTGTGGAGTATGCACTTAGAAGAGATGATCTAAAGGATGATTTTCTTAAATATTTAACTAATGTTATTAGTAAATAA
- a CDS encoding polysaccharide biosynthesis protein: MRSFKKVALVIIDIFSINVAYIIAFSLIYYDIPRLYFDSFKRDAIIISLIYIVIFYIMKLYESLWNYASIDELMLVVGANILSGVVSTLFGYTLGSYIPINVHIIAVVMSTVLTLGFRLSFRIYRRGLLYVYVRHNRNVNRVMVVGAGACGNMIIKEMLTIKEKSYNPVVIIDDSSYKKGKSTCGVKVMGNRHDIERISKEQRIDTILIAIPSLNQKSKAEIINICKKTGCKLQIIPGLYELLNGQAKLNTMRNVSVQDLLGRDQIKLDDKGISEYIHNKVVMVTGGGGSIGSELCRQIAIFKPKELIIFDIYENNAYDIQNELKYNFPSLNLKVLIGSIRDKKRLDIIFSKYKPEVVFNAAAHKHVPLMEVSPGEAIKNNVFGTLNLAETADKYGVKKFVMISTDKAVNPTNVMGATKRICEMIVQAMDKVSKTEFVAVRFGNVLGSNGSVIPLFKNQIAKGGPLTLTHKEITRFFMLIPEAAQLVIQAGAYAKGGEIFVLDMGSPIKIYDLATDLIKLSGLVPNEDIEIKVTGLRPGEKLYEELLMSEEGLEETRHDKIFIGRPTYIDIEELKTNLNSLKFILDNDNSEEIKDGIKQMVPTYKEATLNETKLGHKDKEHMEDIKACGHKKVMAKGEVASGI, encoded by the coding sequence ATGCGAAGTTTTAAAAAGGTTGCTTTAGTTATAATAGATATATTTTCTATAAACGTAGCTTATATAATAGCCTTTAGTTTAATTTATTATGACATTCCAAGACTTTATTTTGACTCATTTAAAAGGGATGCAATAATAATTTCTTTAATTTATATAGTTATATTTTATATAATGAAACTATATGAAAGCTTATGGAATTATGCTAGCATAGATGAGCTTATGCTTGTGGTTGGAGCTAATATTTTATCAGGAGTGGTATCCACATTATTCGGATATACGTTAGGCAGTTATATTCCAATAAATGTTCATATTATAGCAGTAGTCATGTCTACAGTTCTTACCTTAGGATTTAGGCTTTCCTTTAGAATATATAGAAGAGGGCTTTTGTATGTTTATGTACGACATAACAGAAATGTGAATAGGGTAATGGTTGTAGGAGCAGGAGCTTGTGGTAATATGATAATAAAGGAAATGCTCACAATAAAAGAAAAGAGTTATAATCCTGTAGTAATAATAGATGATAGCTCATATAAGAAGGGTAAAAGCACCTGTGGTGTAAAAGTTATGGGTAATAGACATGATATAGAAAGAATTTCAAAAGAACAAAGAATTGATACCATACTAATTGCAATACCTTCTCTTAATCAGAAAAGCAAGGCTGAAATCATTAACATTTGTAAAAAGACTGGATGTAAGCTTCAAATAATACCAGGACTTTATGAATTACTTAATGGACAAGCCAAATTAAATACCATGAGAAATGTAAGTGTTCAAGACTTACTTGGTAGAGATCAAATAAAGCTTGATGATAAAGGGATATCAGAATACATACATAATAAAGTTGTAATGGTTACTGGCGGTGGAGGATCCATAGGATCAGAGCTTTGTAGGCAAATAGCTATTTTTAAACCAAAGGAACTTATAATATTTGATATCTACGAAAATAACGCCTATGATATACAAAATGAATTAAAATACAACTTTCCTAGTTTAAACCTAAAAGTTTTAATAGGATCTATAAGAGACAAAAAAAGGCTGGATATAATATTCTCTAAGTACAAACCAGAGGTAGTGTTTAATGCTGCTGCACACAAGCACGTACCTTTAATGGAGGTAAGCCCAGGAGAAGCCATAAAGAACAATGTTTTTGGAACGCTTAATCTTGCAGAAACTGCAGATAAGTATGGTGTAAAAAAGTTCGTTATGATATCTACAGACAAAGCTGTAAACCCTACCAACGTAATGGGTGCAACTAAAAGAATATGTGAAATGATAGTACAGGCTATGGATAAAGTAAGTAAAACAGAATTTGTAGCAGTAAGATTCGGAAACGTACTAGGTAGTAATGGTTCCGTAATACCATTATTCAAAAATCAAATAGCAAAAGGTGGACCACTTACATTAACCCATAAAGAAATAACAAGATTTTTCATGTTAATACCAGAGGCAGCGCAGCTAGTAATTCAAGCAGGAGCATATGCAAAGGGTGGAGAAATCTTCGTATTAGATATGGGAAGTCCTATTAAGATATATGACTTGGCCACAGACCTTATAAAACTATCAGGACTTGTGCCTAATGAAGATATAGAAATAAAAGTAACAGGCCTTAGACCCGGAGAAAAGCTATATGAAGAGCTACTAATGTCAGAAGAAGGCTTAGAAGAGACTCGTCATGATAAGATATTCATAGGAAGACCAACATACATAGATATAGAGGAGTTAAAAACTAATCTTAACTCATTAAAGTTTATATTAGATAATGATAATTCAGAAGAAATAAAAGATGGAATAAAACAAATGGTACCAACCTATAAGGAAGCTACTTTAAATGAGACAAAGCTAGGACATAAAGATAAGGAACATATGGAGGATATAAAGGCTTGTGGACATAAAAAGGTAATGGCAAAAGGTGAGGTTGCCAGTGGTATTTGA
- a CDS encoding glycosyltransferase — protein MKILFLANAASVHTVRWVNALADKNHEVHLVYKYDDEPTENIISENVLLHRLKSAGTKGYFINAHELKQLFRTIKPDIVNAHYASGYGTLARLAKLKPLVLSVWGSDVYDFPYQSRIKMRLVVSNILYADKIASTSHSMAEQVKRLKRLENCRINVTPFGVDLNKFSPRETIKSNSDICIGNIKSLAPKYGIDDLIKSIRILIDNLINKKLKDISEKIKVNIYGDGDQKNELIDLIKDLNLESVVYLKGVIPNNKVPKALAELDIFCVSSVLDSESFGVAAVEAMSMELPVVATNVSGFKEVVDDNVTGIIVERKNPLALANALERLVLDEELRIKMGTQGRNRVMELYDWDKNVDTMVSVYEKCLLK, from the coding sequence ATGAAGATATTATTTCTAGCAAATGCTGCGAGTGTTCATACAGTAAGATGGGTAAATGCTTTGGCTGATAAAAACCATGAAGTCCATCTGGTATATAAGTATGATGATGAACCAACAGAGAATATTATTTCAGAAAACGTTTTATTACATCGTTTAAAAAGCGCAGGGACAAAAGGTTATTTTATTAATGCTCATGAATTGAAACAATTATTTAGAACAATAAAACCTGATATAGTTAATGCACATTATGCCAGCGGATATGGGACATTGGCTAGATTAGCAAAATTAAAACCTTTAGTTTTATCTGTATGGGGAAGTGATGTCTATGATTTCCCATATCAAAGTAGAATCAAAATGAGATTAGTGGTTAGTAATATTCTATACGCTGATAAAATTGCATCTACAAGTCATAGCATGGCAGAACAAGTGAAAAGGTTGAAACGGTTAGAAAATTGCAGAATAAATGTAACTCCATTTGGAGTAGATCTAAACAAGTTTAGTCCAAGGGAAACTATAAAAAGTAATAGTGATATATGTATTGGAAATATAAAATCTCTCGCACCAAAGTATGGAATAGATGATTTGATTAAATCAATTAGAATACTAATAGATAATTTGATAAATAAGAAATTGAAAGATATTTCAGAAAAGATTAAAGTGAATATTTACGGAGACGGGGATCAAAAGAATGAGTTGATTGATTTAATTAAAGACTTAAATCTAGAGAGTGTCGTTTATTTAAAAGGTGTAATTCCTAATAATAAGGTTCCAAAAGCACTAGCAGAATTAGATATATTTTGTGTTTCAAGTGTGCTTGATAGTGAAAGTTTTGGTGTGGCTGCAGTTGAAGCCATGTCCATGGAACTTCCAGTTGTAGCCACGAATGTCTCAGGGTTTAAGGAAGTTGTAGACGATAATGTTACAGGGATTATTGTTGAAAGAAAGAATCCCTTAGCATTAGCAAATGCCTTAGAAAGGTTAGTTCTTGATGAAGAATTAAGAATAAAAATGGGGACACAGGGTAGAAATCGAGTTATGGAACTTTATGACTGGGATAAGAATGTTGATACAATGGTATCAGTGTATGAAAAGTGTTTACTTAAGTAG
- a CDS encoding Hsp70 family protein: MAFSVGIDLGTTNTVVSIASRGINSNIEVLTESINQLNQNGFPEESSLLPSVLYVDNGEHMVGAYAYAMKGQNLKRVIFNSKNYMGESSYKWDIDGKEYSPELVASFFLSAIRNHLKDKYNGNESIESAVITVPASFNIDQRNATKNAAVLSGFKGEIILISEPTAAILDFINEQSKILNEDKILELSDFKKVLVFDLGGGTCDVAILNIKINGNEIYVAELAVSPHTLVGGANFDAYAVEGIISDYEKENCLDLSKELKPTELKALKSKLFTTMEKVKMYFSGNYFKFDNGIRTKDEIISKISLPITIPNIINGNPFTYNLTMAKYNKYISPLLNVESDENIIKPIISTINSNSLTIDDIDYTFCVGGMTKYPMVWDTIKSFFGKAPLKLADAMQSVSRGAAIYHHYNIINVDNREKKNSEKVVDIIPTLPQTIFLNVKDGFPIPLIEAKTKAGTPIIIEDLIETNSNVIVSLELYAGMSPYDPNLKRLENVNINFPHGIEIGSKISLKLEYTKKGILVFEAWVKDNEDIKINLSLEGNQFTDEEIEDINNEYEINKVGGIL, encoded by the coding sequence ATGGCATTTTCAGTAGGTATTGATTTAGGAACAACTAATACAGTGGTTTCTATAGCTAGTAGAGGAATAAATTCTAATATTGAGGTATTAACTGAATCGATTAATCAGCTAAATCAAAATGGTTTTCCAGAAGAAAGTTCTTTATTACCATCTGTATTATATGTAGATAATGGAGAGCATATGGTAGGAGCTTATGCTTATGCTATGAAGGGTCAAAATTTAAAAAGAGTAATATTTAACTCGAAAAATTATATGGGTGAGAGTTCATATAAATGGGATATAGATGGTAAAGAGTACTCGCCAGAGTTGGTGGCATCATTTTTCTTAAGTGCTATAAGAAATCATTTAAAGGATAAATACAATGGGAATGAATCAATTGAATCAGCAGTTATAACTGTTCCAGCATCATTTAATATAGATCAAAGAAATGCAACTAAAAATGCAGCGGTTTTATCAGGATTTAAAGGTGAGATAATATTAATATCCGAACCTACAGCTGCAATACTTGATTTTATCAATGAACAAAGTAAAATCCTGAATGAAGATAAGATCCTAGAGCTATCAGATTTTAAGAAAGTATTAGTATTTGATTTAGGTGGGGGAACTTGTGATGTAGCTATACTTAATATAAAGATTAATGGTAATGAAATATATGTGGCAGAACTAGCAGTATCACCACATACTCTTGTTGGTGGAGCTAATTTTGATGCCTATGCAGTTGAAGGTATAATATCTGATTATGAAAAAGAAAATTGCTTGGATTTATCAAAAGAATTGAAGCCTACTGAATTAAAAGCTTTAAAAAGCAAATTATTTACCACAATGGAGAAGGTCAAGATGTACTTTTCAGGTAACTATTTTAAGTTTGATAATGGAATAAGAACTAAGGATGAGATAATTAGTAAGATTAGTTTACCTATAACGATTCCTAACATTATAAATGGCAATCCATTTACTTATAATCTTACAATGGCTAAATATAATAAGTATATATCTCCACTGTTGAATGTGGAATCTGATGAAAATATAATTAAACCAATAATAAGCACTATTAACTCTAACTCACTAACTATTGATGATATAGATTATACATTTTGTGTGGGTGGAATGACTAAGTATCCAATGGTTTGGGATACAATAAAAAGCTTTTTTGGAAAAGCACCCTTGAAATTAGCAGATGCAATGCAATCGGTATCTAGAGGTGCTGCTATATATCACCACTATAATATTATAAATGTTGATAATAGAGAGAAGAAAAACTCTGAAAAGGTTGTAGATATAATACCTACATTACCACAAACCATATTTCTTAATGTTAAGGATGGATTTCCTATACCATTAATTGAAGCTAAAACAAAAGCAGGTACACCTATAATAATTGAAGACTTAATTGAAACAAACTCTAATGTAATCGTATCTCTTGAACTTTATGCAGGGATGAGTCCTTATGATCCAAATTTAAAAAGGTTGGAAAATGTTAATATCAATTTTCCCCACGGTATAGAAATAGGATCTAAAATATCATTAAAATTGGAATATACAAAAAAAGGTATATTAGTATTTGAAGCATGGGTAAAAGATAATGAAGATATAAAGATAAACTTATCATTAGAGGGAAATCAATTCACTGATGAAGAGATAGAAGACATAAATAATGAATATGAAATAAATAAAGTTGGGGGGATTTTATAA